A stretch of Episyrphus balteatus chromosome 2, idEpiBalt1.1, whole genome shotgun sequence DNA encodes these proteins:
- the LOC129909684 gene encoding uncharacterized protein LOC129909684 — protein MASSKVLLLCCFLVIFTQISQVSTNIILECISILYCNGNAPVCGTNGTHCWHSKSDCERAKFNCLHLNKKDFDKVDLGNCNELTIGGIKECCVKKTCSNKKEQICAQSKLGSEKKCRWFKNRCELKNHNCGNETNSFIETDKSSCDFGFGQSEQYCTKPNVLKTDELQ, from the exons ATGGCTTCAAGTAAGGTGTTGTTACTTTGTTGTTTTCTCGTTATTTTTACACAAATATCCCAAGTATCTACAAATATTATTTTGGAATGCATAAGTATCTTATATTGTAATGGAAATGCACCAGTTTGTGGTACAAATGGTACGCATTGTTGGCATTCGAAAAGTGATTGTGAACGAGCCAAATTTAATTGCCttcatttgaacaaaaaag atTTCGATAAAGTAGACTTGGGTAATTGTAATGAGCTAACAATTGGAGGTATTAAAGAGTGCTGTGTAAAAAAGACgtgttcaaataaaaaagaacaaatttgtGCTCAGTCAAAATTAGGTTCTGAGAAAAAGTGTAGATGGTTTAAAAATCGTTGCGAACTGAAAAATCATAATTGTGGAAATGAAACAA attcTTTTATAGAAACAGATAAATCATCTTGTGATTTTGGATTTGGCCAAAGTGAACAATACTGCACGAAaccaaatgttttaaaaactgATGAATTGcagtga